The following proteins are co-located in the Streptomyces sp. DT2A-34 genome:
- a CDS encoding site-specific integrase — MGFNGSIPGAARLLLVDGVALLRPEEQVFTAMLTGFANQQLARNLARTTVEGRENTVKAFAAYVNTYPWHWTPAMVDEWLGDLRSLRDLKRSTIRSYSEAVRAFCHFVTDPLYEWTATCEERFGTHPVQVVHEWNTAVHVQDNESDPKKRAFTKAELHAFFAHCDDEVARIRAFGRKGWLPAFRDATLFKTAYAYGLRRNETRMLDAADFGRNPHGAEHGEYGRLLVRFGKAKKGSPPKRRSVLTVFGWSADVLDEWSTEVRPLFGTDNNPALWPSERGARIGCQRLNSRFIAYRKALDLDDGLDFHSLRRSYVTHLIEDGWDPRFVQEQVGHEHASTTSIYTCVSSDFRTRTLRRHLDATIAAALETQTGRQA; from the coding sequence GTGGGGTTCAACGGGTCGATACCGGGGGCGGCGAGGCTGCTTCTGGTCGACGGGGTCGCGCTGCTGCGGCCGGAGGAACAGGTCTTCACGGCAATGCTGACGGGGTTCGCGAACCAGCAGCTGGCACGGAACCTGGCCCGGACGACGGTGGAGGGCAGGGAGAACACGGTCAAGGCGTTCGCCGCCTACGTGAACACCTACCCCTGGCACTGGACGCCGGCGATGGTCGACGAATGGCTCGGTGACCTGCGCTCACTGCGTGACCTGAAGCGCTCCACCATCCGCTCGTACTCCGAGGCCGTACGGGCGTTCTGCCACTTCGTCACCGATCCGCTCTACGAGTGGACCGCGACCTGCGAGGAGCGGTTCGGAACCCACCCGGTCCAGGTGGTGCACGAGTGGAACACCGCGGTGCACGTCCAGGACAACGAGTCGGACCCGAAGAAGCGCGCGTTCACCAAGGCCGAACTGCACGCGTTCTTCGCGCACTGCGACGACGAGGTCGCCCGGATCCGGGCCTTCGGCCGCAAGGGCTGGCTGCCCGCGTTCCGCGACGCCACCTTGTTCAAGACCGCGTACGCCTACGGGCTGCGGCGCAACGAGACGCGGATGCTGGACGCCGCCGACTTCGGCCGCAACCCGCACGGCGCCGAGCACGGCGAGTACGGCCGCTTGCTGGTCCGTTTCGGAAAGGCCAAGAAGGGCTCGCCGCCCAAGCGCCGCAGCGTGCTGACCGTGTTCGGCTGGAGCGCGGACGTCCTGGACGAGTGGTCCACCGAGGTCCGTCCCCTGTTCGGCACCGACAACAACCCGGCGCTCTGGCCCTCCGAACGCGGTGCCCGGATCGGCTGCCAGCGGCTGAACTCCCGTTTCATCGCCTACCGCAAGGCCCTGGACCTGGACGACGGCCTGGACTTCCACTCGCTGCGAAGGTCATACGTCACCCATCTGATCGAGGACGGCTGGGACCCGCGCTTCGTCCAGGAACAGGTCGGCCACGAGCACGCCAGCACCACCTCGATCTACACCTGCGTGTCCTCGGACTTCCGCACCCGCACCCTGCGCCGGCACCTCGACGCCACGATCGCCGCCGCTCTTGAGACCCAGACCGGGAGGCAGGCATGA
- a CDS encoding helix-turn-helix transcriptional regulator — MKRKVGYTWRLRELMAQHQVFTATELVPLLRERGIDLSASQIHRLVSGTPERLSLQVMAALCDILACTPADLVATTAENAGVRKTATGDLPAPPADNVAKLRPRPARILPDA, encoded by the coding sequence ATGAAACGCAAGGTCGGCTACACATGGCGGCTGCGTGAGCTGATGGCCCAGCACCAGGTCTTCACGGCCACCGAACTGGTACCGCTGCTGCGCGAGCGCGGCATCGACCTGTCCGCCTCCCAGATCCACCGCCTGGTCTCCGGCACGCCGGAACGGCTGTCGTTGCAGGTCATGGCCGCGCTCTGCGACATCCTGGCCTGCACTCCGGCCGACCTGGTGGCCACCACCGCCGAGAACGCCGGCGTCCGCAAGACCGCCACCGGCGACCTGCCCGCGCCGCCCGCTGACAACGTCGCGAAGCTGCGTCCCCGCCCGGCCCGCATCCTGCCCGACGCATGA
- a CDS encoding class I SAM-dependent methyltransferase, protein MVEHQDETRAAYDGVVELYASLFADRLETQPFSRNMIGIFAELVRGTGNLRAADVGCGPGHLTAMLHDLGLDAFGLDLSPAMVDHARRAHPALQFDEARMEALPVEDGALGGVLAHYSMIHTPPGELPALLAEQARVLAPGGLLLASFFATDGAEPVRFDHKVTPAYSWPADQFAELLDRAGLVTFARLLHDPASERGILDAHLLARLR, encoded by the coding sequence GTGGTGGAGCACCAGGACGAGACCAGGGCGGCCTACGACGGGGTCGTCGAGCTGTACGCGTCGTTGTTCGCTGATCGGCTGGAGACGCAGCCGTTCTCGCGGAACATGATCGGCATCTTTGCCGAGCTGGTGCGTGGGACGGGGAACCTGCGGGCAGCCGATGTCGGCTGCGGGCCCGGACATCTGACGGCGATGCTGCATGACCTGGGGCTGGACGCCTTCGGGCTCGACCTCTCCCCAGCCATGGTCGACCACGCCCGGCGGGCCCATCCGGCGCTGCAGTTCGACGAGGCGCGGATGGAGGCCCTGCCAGTCGAGGACGGCGCGCTCGGCGGCGTGCTGGCCCACTACTCGATGATCCACACCCCTCCTGGGGAACTGCCCGCGCTGCTCGCCGAGCAGGCGCGTGTCCTGGCACCAGGGGGCCTGCTCTTGGCCTCGTTCTTCGCGACCGACGGGGCCGAGCCGGTCCGCTTCGACCACAAGGTGACGCCCGCCTATAGCTGGCCTGCGGACCAGTTCGCCGAGCTGCTGGATCGGGCCGGGCTCGTCACGTTCGCCCGGCTGCTCCACGACCCGGCCTCTGAGCGGGGCATCCTCGACGCCCACTTGCTGGCCCGCCTCCGCTAG
- a CDS encoding histidine phosphatase family protein: MGDLLLVRHGESDWSRSGRHTGWTEVPLTEHGWEEARRPVPWVRSHRIGARSSARRSGRGRRRSWGVGVPASTSIRGWVPLLGEGLRRVRGVTTVEIQRERPGWFLFTDGVAPGPPAHPGESPEQVGERADRVLARWNVRPPA, from the coding sequence ATGGGTGATCTCCTTCTCGTCCGGCACGGCGAGAGCGACTGGTCGCGATCCGGGCGGCACACCGGATGGACAGAGGTGCCGCTCACCGAGCACGGATGGGAAGAGGCGCGGCGGCCGGTGCCGTGGGTGCGGTCGCATCGGATCGGGGCGCGTTCGTCAGCCCGTCGCAGCGGGCGTGGGAGACGGCGGAGCTGGGGGGTTGGGGTGCCCGCGTCGACGTCGATCCGCGGGTGGGTGCCCCTTCTGGGGGAGGGACTGCGGCGGGTACGAGGTGTGACCACCGTGGAGATCCAGCGGGAGCGGCCCGGGTGGTTTCTGTTCACGGACGGGGTCGCGCCCGGGCCGCCGGCCCACCCCGGGGAGAGCCCGGAACAGGTCGGGGAGCGTGCGGACCGGGTGCTCGCCAGGTGGAATGTCAGACCCCCGGCGTAG
- a CDS encoding thioesterase family protein, which produces MTEPFSVPVTVRGYETDVQGHLNQAVYLNYAEHARWSLLQAAGISQAGLLGRGVGPVALETTIRYLRELLAGDEVEVTCSFDWGDGKTFRIEQTIRKADGTVAAEVTAVGGLLDLKERRLVAHPQEHFKELASDPAMFGL; this is translated from the coding sequence GTGACCGAGCCGTTTTCCGTTCCGGTGACCGTCCGTGGGTACGAGACGGATGTACAGGGACACCTCAACCAGGCCGTGTACCTCAACTACGCGGAACACGCCCGCTGGTCCCTGCTGCAGGCCGCCGGGATCAGCCAGGCCGGCCTGCTCGGCAGGGGCGTCGGCCCGGTGGCCCTGGAGACGACCATCCGCTACCTGCGGGAACTGCTCGCGGGCGACGAGGTCGAGGTGACGTGTTCCTTCGACTGGGGCGATGGCAAGACGTTCCGCATCGAGCAGACGATCCGCAAGGCGGACGGCACGGTGGCAGCGGAGGTCACGGCGGTCGGCGGGCTGCTGGACCTCAAGGAGCGCAGACTGGTCGCCCATCCGCAGGAGCACTTCAAGGAACTGGCCTCGGACCCCGCGATGTTCGGCCTGTAG
- a CDS encoding serine/threonine-protein kinase: MNNATEVFQPLQADDPPVVAGYRLAARLGAGGMGRVYLSHTQGGRPVATKVVRPELADDPDFRRRFRREVEAARRVRGAYTAELIDADADGVPPWLATLYVPGPSLAEAVARRGPLPVPAVLWLVAGVAEALQAIHGAGIVHRDLKPSNVLLAADGPRVIDFGISLAADLTSYTATGSAVGTPQFMAPEQATAGEVTAATDIFALGQTAAFAALGEPLYGNGPAPTVLYRIVHEEPDLTRLPEPLRPLIARCLAAAPGERATPAEIVEWCRQRLGAKADAGAGPTVWRDVMGPEATVPAPVPEPTRVQAVPLVVTRPQPTVPDARRTGRRRTALITTAGVTAGALVLTGFAWMIADAGGRFRDWVAGAPTTPGAEESPRSSVSSSASAPTSGAGTGTGSSGTGGGARESRPSPTLSKSPQATPYPLVWLDGKSSVSFKDPEDLRKDRKGDIRLVCGQTCALESDTSEFALLYTKPGATLDSCRLALSDPEGRRLPLAATANGSEICIKHSSGDIALLVIQTKSTAYLPAAFVTANMTIWRDAA, from the coding sequence ATGAACAACGCCACCGAGGTGTTCCAGCCACTGCAGGCGGACGATCCGCCCGTCGTGGCCGGCTACCGCCTCGCCGCCCGGCTCGGCGCGGGTGGCATGGGCCGGGTCTACCTGTCGCACACGCAGGGCGGCCGACCGGTGGCGACCAAGGTGGTACGGCCGGAGCTGGCCGACGACCCGGATTTCCGGCGCCGGTTCCGCCGCGAGGTGGAGGCGGCCCGGCGAGTGCGCGGCGCGTACACCGCCGAACTGATCGACGCCGACGCGGACGGCGTACCGCCCTGGCTGGCCACGCTGTACGTGCCCGGGCCGTCCCTGGCGGAGGCCGTGGCCCGGCGCGGACCGCTGCCGGTGCCCGCCGTGCTGTGGCTGGTGGCGGGGGTGGCCGAGGCACTGCAGGCCATCCATGGTGCGGGCATCGTGCACCGGGACCTGAAGCCGTCGAACGTGCTGCTGGCCGCCGACGGGCCGCGCGTGATCGACTTCGGCATCTCGCTCGCCGCCGACCTCACCTCGTACACCGCCACGGGCTCCGCTGTCGGCACGCCCCAGTTCATGGCACCGGAGCAGGCGACCGCGGGTGAGGTCACGGCGGCGACGGACATCTTCGCGCTGGGCCAGACGGCGGCGTTCGCGGCGCTGGGCGAGCCGCTGTACGGGAACGGCCCCGCGCCGACCGTGCTGTACCGGATCGTGCACGAAGAACCCGACCTGACCCGGCTGCCCGAGCCGCTCCGCCCGCTGATCGCCCGGTGCCTGGCCGCCGCTCCCGGGGAGCGGGCCACCCCGGCGGAGATCGTCGAGTGGTGCCGGCAGCGGCTGGGTGCCAAAGCCGACGCGGGCGCGGGGCCGACCGTCTGGCGGGACGTTATGGGGCCGGAGGCGACGGTTCCGGCTCCGGTCCCCGAACCCACCCGGGTACAGGCGGTGCCGTTGGTCGTCACGCGACCGCAGCCGACGGTGCCGGACGCGCGGCGGACGGGGAGACGGCGTACCGCGCTGATCACGACCGCCGGCGTGACGGCGGGGGCGCTCGTGCTGACGGGCTTCGCGTGGATGATCGCGGACGCGGGGGGCAGGTTCCGCGACTGGGTCGCGGGCGCGCCGACGACGCCCGGTGCGGAGGAGTCCCCGCGGTCGTCGGTGTCGTCATCGGCATCCGCGCCGACGTCCGGGGCCGGTACCGGTACCGGGAGTTCGGGAACCGGTGGCGGGGCACGGGAGTCGCGGCCCTCCCCGACCCTGTCCAAGTCGCCGCAAGCCACCCCGTACCCTCTCGTCTGGTTGGACGGGAAGAGCTCGGTGAGCTTCAAGGACCCGGAAGACCTGCGCAAGGATCGCAAGGGCGATATCCGCCTCGTGTGCGGGCAGACTTGCGCGCTGGAGAGCGACACCAGCGAGTTCGCCTTGCTGTACACGAAGCCCGGGGCCACCCTCGACTCGTGTCGCCTCGCCCTCTCCGACCCCGAAGGCCGGCGCCTCCCGCTGGCCGCGACGGCGAACGGCAGCGAGATCTGCATCAAGCACTCCTCAGGGGACATCGCGCTACTCGTGATCCAGACGAAATCGACTGCGTATCTCCCAGCCGCCTTCGTGACCGCGAACATGACGATCTGGCGGGATGCGGCCTGA
- a CDS encoding 3'-5' exoribonuclease translates to MAARRIRPSLYISVDIEADGPIPGPYSMLSLGAAVAGVQDADGFTAADPEQHTFYRELRPISEEFVPEALAVSGLDRERLGKEGLDPALALAQFTRWVREVRGDAQPVMCGYPASYDWTFLYWYLIRFTGASPFGHSGCLDMKTLYATKAGLPLRAVAKGTMPRELLSRRRHTHHALDDAIEQAELFANLMAWRGPGSPSR, encoded by the coding sequence ATGGCGGCACGACGCATCAGACCCAGCCTCTACATCTCCGTCGACATCGAGGCCGACGGCCCGATCCCGGGGCCGTACTCGATGCTGAGCCTCGGCGCGGCGGTCGCGGGAGTGCAGGACGCGGACGGATTCACGGCGGCCGACCCGGAGCAGCACACCTTCTACCGCGAACTCCGCCCGATCAGCGAGGAGTTCGTCCCCGAGGCGCTGGCCGTGAGCGGACTCGACCGCGAGCGCCTCGGCAAGGAGGGCCTCGACCCCGCCCTGGCACTCGCACAGTTCACGCGCTGGGTGCGCGAGGTCCGCGGCGACGCGCAGCCGGTGATGTGCGGCTACCCGGCGTCGTACGACTGGACGTTCCTGTACTGGTACTTGATCCGCTTCACCGGAGCGAGCCCCTTCGGCCACTCCGGCTGCCTGGACATGAAGACGCTGTACGCCACCAAGGCCGGGCTGCCCCTGCGGGCCGTCGCCAAGGGCACCATGCCGCGCGAGCTGCTGTCGAGGCGCCGCCACACGCACCATGCGCTGGACGACGCCATCGAGCAGGCCGAGCTGTTCGCCAACCTCATGGCGTGGCGGGGGCCCGGGTCGCCGTCCCGGTGA
- a CDS encoding nucleobase:cation symporter-2 family protein produces the protein MATTGLQHVAAMYAGVVAPPLIVGAAIGLSATDLTFLTGACLFTAGLATFLQTLGIWKIGARLPFVNGVTFAGVAPMTAVVASTEDKSDALPIIFGAVIVAGVLGFLAAPFFSKAVRFFPPVVTGTVITLIGISLLPVAFGWAQGPDPAAHDYGSATNLGLAAGTLLIVLLLRRFTRGFVKQIAVLLGLVVGTLIAIPFGATDFGPVADADVIGFPTPFHFGVPQFQLAAIISLCVVMVVSMTESTADMLALGEIVERPADEKTIAAGLRADTLGSAISPLFNGFMCSAFAQNIGLVAMTKIRSRYVVAVGGGFLVLMGLCPMAASLIAVVPRPVLGGAGVVLFGSVAASGIQTLVRAGLDKDNNVLIVAVSLAVGIVPITAPEFYHAFPETVRIVLDSGISTGCVAAVLLNLVFNHLGSGGRDAQDVTHPMEAGEEITGTATRAPATP, from the coding sequence ATGGCGACCACCGGTCTGCAACACGTGGCCGCCATGTACGCGGGAGTCGTCGCCCCACCCCTGATCGTCGGCGCGGCCATAGGCCTCTCCGCCACCGACCTGACCTTCCTCACCGGCGCCTGCCTGTTCACCGCGGGCCTCGCCACCTTCCTCCAGACACTCGGCATCTGGAAGATCGGCGCCCGGCTGCCGTTCGTCAACGGCGTCACCTTCGCCGGCGTCGCGCCCATGACCGCGGTCGTCGCCTCCACCGAGGACAAGTCCGACGCCCTGCCGATCATCTTCGGCGCGGTCATCGTCGCCGGAGTCCTCGGCTTCCTGGCGGCCCCCTTCTTCAGCAAGGCGGTCCGCTTCTTCCCACCGGTGGTCACGGGTACGGTCATCACCCTGATCGGCATATCCCTCCTCCCGGTCGCCTTCGGCTGGGCACAAGGGCCCGACCCCGCGGCGCACGACTACGGTTCGGCGACGAACCTGGGCCTCGCGGCCGGAACCCTGCTGATCGTCCTGCTCCTGCGCCGCTTCACCAGGGGCTTCGTCAAGCAGATCGCCGTACTCCTCGGCCTGGTCGTCGGCACGCTGATCGCGATCCCGTTCGGTGCCACGGACTTCGGCCCCGTCGCGGACGCCGACGTCATCGGCTTCCCGACCCCGTTCCACTTCGGCGTCCCGCAGTTCCAGCTCGCCGCGATCATCTCGCTGTGCGTGGTCATGGTGGTCTCGATGACCGAATCGACGGCCGACATGCTGGCGCTGGGCGAGATCGTCGAGCGCCCGGCGGACGAGAAGACCATCGCGGCCGGCCTGCGCGCCGACACCCTCGGCTCGGCGATCAGCCCGCTCTTCAACGGCTTCATGTGCAGCGCCTTCGCGCAGAACATCGGCCTGGTGGCCATGACGAAGATCCGCAGCCGGTACGTCGTCGCGGTCGGCGGCGGCTTCCTCGTCCTGATGGGCCTGTGCCCGATGGCGGCGTCGCTCATCGCGGTCGTACCGCGCCCGGTGCTCGGCGGCGCGGGTGTCGTCCTCTTCGGCTCGGTCGCCGCGAGCGGCATCCAGACCCTGGTCCGGGCCGGCCTCGACAAGGACAACAACGTACTGATCGTCGCCGTCTCGCTGGCCGTCGGCATCGTCCCCATCACGGCGCCGGAGTTCTATCACGCCTTCCCGGAGACGGTGCGGATCGTCCTCGACTCCGGCATCTCGACCGGCTGTGTGGCGGCGGTCCTGCTGAACCTGGTCTTCAACCACCTCGGCAGTGGCGGCCGGGACGCCCAGGACGTGACCCACCCGATGGAGGCGGGGGAGGAGATCACCGGGACGGCGACCCGGGCCCCCGCCACGCCATGA
- a CDS encoding 8-oxoguanine deaminase: MAAAQRIVIENCSIATVDAHDTEHATGHIVIADNRIESLGAGKAPEGLENVVRRIDATGHLVTPGLVNTHHHFYQWITRGLATDHNLFNWLVALYPTWARIDEQMVRSAAQGSLAMMARGGVTTAMDHHYVYPQGSGDLSGAIIGAARDMGVRFTLARGSMDRSEKDGGLPPDFAVETLEGALAGTEETVKRHHDASFDAMTQVAVAPCSPFSISTELLKQGGELARRLGVRMHTHGSETVEEEKFCHELFGMGPTDYFESTGWLGEDVWMAHCVHMNDSDIAAFARTKTGVAHCPSSNARLAAGIARVPDMLAAGVPVGLGVDGTASNESGELHTELRNALLINRLGAHREAALNARQALRLGTYGGAQVLGRAREIGSLEPGKLADLVLWKLDTLAHASIADPVTALVFGAAAPVTASFVNGRQIVEDGRLLTADEDAIARSTREEAQRLARIAAQA; encoded by the coding sequence ATGGCAGCAGCCCAGCGCATCGTCATCGAGAACTGTTCGATCGCGACGGTGGACGCGCATGACACCGAGCACGCCACGGGCCACATCGTCATCGCGGACAACCGCATCGAGTCGCTCGGCGCGGGCAAGGCCCCCGAGGGCCTGGAGAACGTCGTACGCCGCATCGACGCCACCGGGCACCTGGTCACCCCCGGCCTGGTCAACACCCACCACCACTTCTACCAGTGGATCACCCGGGGCCTGGCCACGGACCACAACCTGTTCAACTGGCTCGTCGCCCTCTACCCGACCTGGGCGCGCATCGACGAGCAGATGGTGCGCTCGGCCGCCCAGGGCTCGCTGGCGATGATGGCCCGCGGCGGCGTCACCACCGCCATGGACCACCACTACGTCTACCCCCAGGGCTCCGGCGACCTGTCCGGCGCCATCATCGGCGCCGCCCGCGACATGGGCGTCCGCTTCACCCTCGCCCGCGGCTCCATGGACCGCAGCGAGAAGGACGGCGGCCTGCCGCCGGACTTCGCCGTCGAGACCCTCGAAGGCGCGCTGGCCGGCACCGAGGAGACCGTCAAGCGGCACCACGACGCCTCCTTCGACGCGATGACCCAGGTCGCCGTCGCCCCCTGCTCCCCCTTCTCCATCTCCACCGAACTCCTCAAGCAGGGCGGCGAGCTGGCCCGCCGCCTCGGCGTGCGCATGCACACCCACGGCTCGGAGACCGTGGAGGAGGAGAAGTTCTGCCACGAGCTGTTCGGCATGGGCCCGACCGACTACTTCGAGTCCACCGGCTGGCTCGGCGAGGACGTGTGGATGGCGCACTGCGTCCACATGAACGACTCCGACATCGCCGCCTTCGCCCGTACGAAGACGGGTGTCGCCCACTGCCCGTCCTCCAACGCCCGCCTCGCGGCCGGCATCGCCCGCGTCCCCGACATGCTCGCCGCAGGCGTCCCGGTCGGCCTCGGCGTCGACGGCACCGCCTCCAACGAGTCCGGCGAGCTGCACACCGAACTGCGCAACGCGCTGCTCATCAACCGCCTCGGCGCCCACCGCGAGGCCGCCCTGAACGCCCGGCAGGCGCTGCGCCTCGGGACGTACGGCGGCGCCCAGGTCCTCGGCCGCGCGCGCGAGATCGGCTCACTGGAGCCCGGCAAGCTGGCCGACCTCGTGCTGTGGAAGCTGGACACCCTCGCCCACGCCTCCATCGCCGACCCGGTGACCGCGCTGGTCTTCGGCGCGGCGGCCCCGGTCACGGCATCGTTCGTGAACGGCCGGCAGATCGTCGAGGACGGGCGGCTGCTCACGGCCGACGAGGACGCCATCGCCCGTTCGACGCGGGAAGAGGCCCAGCGCCTGGCGAGGATCGCGGCGCAGGCCTGA
- the pucL gene encoding factor-independent urate hydroxylase, producing MPTILGQNQYGKAENRVVKITRDGATHHIKDLNVSVALSGDMDEVHYSGSNANVLPTDTTKNTVYAFAKEYGIESAEQFGIHLARHFVTSQEPIHQARIRIEEYAWERIEASDANSQFIGSDEVKHSFVRQGQETRLTQITYDGEKWEVVSGLKDLVVMNSTNSEFWGYVKDKYTTLKEAYDRILATQVSGRWRFNWTDDEQRMPNWEKSYEQTKKHMLQAFAETYSLSLQQTLYQMGSRIINNRSEIDEVRFSLPNKHHFLVDLEPFGLKNDNEVYFAADRPYGLIEATILRDGCEAKIPMDLTNL from the coding sequence ATGCCCACGATCCTGGGACAGAACCAGTACGGCAAGGCCGAGAACCGAGTCGTAAAGATCACGCGGGACGGCGCCACCCACCACATCAAGGACCTGAACGTATCCGTCGCGCTCTCCGGCGACATGGACGAGGTCCACTACTCCGGCTCGAACGCCAACGTCCTGCCGACCGACACCACCAAGAACACGGTGTACGCGTTCGCCAAGGAGTACGGCATCGAGTCCGCCGAGCAGTTCGGCATCCACCTCGCCCGTCACTTCGTCACCTCGCAGGAGCCGATCCACCAGGCCCGGATCCGCATCGAGGAGTACGCCTGGGAGCGGATCGAGGCCTCCGACGCCAACTCGCAGTTCATCGGCTCCGACGAGGTCAAGCACTCCTTCGTCCGCCAGGGCCAGGAGACACGGCTCACGCAGATCACCTACGACGGTGAGAAGTGGGAGGTCGTCTCCGGCCTCAAGGACCTCGTCGTGATGAACTCGACGAACTCCGAGTTCTGGGGCTACGTCAAGGACAAGTACACGACGCTGAAGGAGGCCTACGACCGCATCCTGGCCACCCAGGTCTCCGGTCGCTGGCGGTTCAACTGGACCGACGACGAGCAGCGGATGCCCAACTGGGAGAAGTCCTACGAGCAGACCAAGAAGCACATGCTCCAGGCCTTCGCCGAGACCTACTCGCTGTCGCTGCAGCAGACCCTCTACCAAATGGGCTCGCGCATCATCAACAACCGCAGCGAGATAGACGAGGTCCGCTTCTCCCTCCCGAACAAGCACCACTTCCTGGTGGACCTGGAGCCGTTCGGGCTGAAGAACGACAACGAGGTGTACTTCGCCGCCGACCGCCCCTACGGCCTGATCGAGGCCACCATCCTGCGGGACGGCTGCGAGGCGAAGATCCCCATGGACCTCACCAACCTCTGA
- the uraH gene encoding hydroxyisourate hydrolase codes for MSTSTTASVSTHILDTSIGRPAEDVAVQLSARSGRDADWQALGGSATDADGRCKDLPALPEGTTHVRLDFAVEPYFEKKQADAQQDAPANRDSGAVFFPEVAITFAVQPGEHYHVPLLLNPFGYSVYRGS; via the coding sequence ATGAGCACCAGCACCACCGCCTCCGTGTCCACGCACATCCTGGACACCAGCATCGGCCGCCCCGCCGAGGACGTCGCCGTCCAGCTCTCCGCCCGCTCGGGCAGGGATGCGGACTGGCAGGCACTCGGCGGCTCCGCGACCGACGCGGACGGGCGGTGCAAGGACCTCCCGGCGCTGCCGGAGGGGACCACACACGTACGGCTCGACTTCGCGGTGGAGCCGTATTTCGAGAAGAAGCAAGCCGATGCGCAGCAGGACGCCCCCGCGAATCGGGACAGCGGTGCCGTGTTCTTCCCCGAGGTGGCGATCACCTTCGCCGTGCAGCCCGGGGAGCACTACCACGTGCCGCTGCTGCTCAACCCGTTCGGCTACTCCGTTTACCGAGGGAGCTAG
- the uraD gene encoding 2-oxo-4-hydroxy-4-carboxy-5-ureidoimidazoline decarboxylase, giving the protein MTSNSTPSGLARFNALEEHAAHAALHEACAATAWAKRLLAARPYATADDLYAASDAAMAELTAEDLAEAMAGHPPIGRPKPGDPTSAREQRGMAGASEELKAEMLELNLAYQDKFGHVFLICATGRTGEQMRDAVKERIGNSPEQEREIVRAELGKINRIRLARLVDEDRSSRKTEEDA; this is encoded by the coding sequence GTGACGTCGAATTCCACGCCCTCGGGCCTGGCCCGGTTCAACGCCCTGGAGGAGCACGCGGCCCACGCCGCCCTCCATGAGGCGTGCGCCGCCACGGCGTGGGCGAAGCGGCTGCTCGCCGCCCGTCCCTACGCCACCGCCGACGACCTCTACGCCGCCAGTGACGCCGCCATGGCCGAGCTGACCGCCGAGGACCTGGCCGAGGCGATGGCCGGCCACCCGCCGATCGGCCGCCCCAAGCCGGGCGATCCGACCTCGGCCCGGGAACAGCGCGGCATGGCCGGCGCCTCCGAGGAGCTCAAGGCGGAGATGCTCGAACTCAACCTGGCCTACCAGGACAAGTTCGGCCATGTCTTCCTGATCTGCGCCACCGGCCGGACCGGCGAGCAGATGCGCGACGCGGTCAAGGAACGGATCGGGAACTCGCCGGAGCAGGAGCGGGAGATCGTCCGCGCCGAGCTGGGCAAGATCAACCGTATCCGGCTCGCCCGCCTCGTCGACGAAGACCGATCTTCGAGGAAGACCGAAGAGGACGCCTGA
- a CDS encoding helix-turn-helix domain-containing protein, which translates to MTGTGDEPFIAAVKPLVDAMGGEILPPDEAGPEDVVLSWEGVDVVAVRLPQLADSLDHILAAMERRKGKPLADLDRKAKQEVVRILEARGAFSVRHGVETVASALGVSRFTVYNYLNREKGA; encoded by the coding sequence GTGACCGGTACCGGGGACGAGCCCTTCATCGCGGCCGTGAAGCCGCTGGTCGACGCCATGGGCGGCGAGATTCTCCCGCCGGACGAGGCCGGCCCCGAGGACGTCGTGCTCTCCTGGGAAGGGGTCGACGTCGTCGCCGTACGCCTGCCTCAGCTGGCCGACTCCCTGGATCACATCCTGGCGGCCATGGAGCGCAGGAAGGGTAAGCCGCTGGCGGACCTGGACCGCAAGGCCAAGCAGGAGGTCGTACGGATACTCGAGGCGCGCGGCGCCTTCTCCGTGCGGCACGGTGTGGAGACGGTGGCGAGCGCGCTCGGGGTGAGCCGCTTCACGGTCTACAACTACCTCAACCGTGAGAAGGGCGCCTGA